GAACGAGTGAATCCCGCGGACCCGACACCGTTCTCGGTCGTCGCGCCGGCGTCTGTGGCGAACCTCGGCCCCGGGTTCGACTGCCTCGCGGCTGCGGTGGGCATTCATCTCCGCGTGGACGTGCAGCCGGGCGGCGACGACGTGATCGTGGAGGGAAAAGGGGGATTCCCGCGCGGGCGGGACAACATGATCGTGCAGGCAGCGGCCACGCTGGACCGCGACCTGCAGCCGATGAGGCTGAGCGTTACCAGCGAGATCCCCGAGGGGCGGGGGCTGGGGTCGTCTGCGGCGGCGGTCGCGGCCGGGCTGTTGATCGGCAGCCGTGGCAGGGAGCTCCCCCTCGACCACCTCGTGGCGGCCGGGTCCGCCATCGAGGGTCACGGCGACAACGTGGCGGCCGCTCTGGCCGGCGGAATCGTGGTCGCGGGCGGCAACGCCCCCTGGCGGTTCGATCCGCGCCCGTCGATCCAGCCGGTCTTCCTGGTCCCCTCCACGTTCCTTCCCACACCCCGGGCGCGCGAGGTGCTTCCCGAGCGGGTGCCCCTGCGAGACGCGGTTCGCAACATCCGGGGCGCCAGCTTGCTGATGGCCCTGCTGTCGGGGTCATGCCAGCCCGACCCGGGACTGCTCCTCGAGGCCACCGACG
This sequence is a window from Actinomycetota bacterium. Protein-coding genes within it:
- a CDS encoding homoserine kinase is translated as MNPADPTPFSVVAPASVANLGPGFDCLAAAVGIHLRVDVQPGGDDVIVEGKGGFPRGRDNMIVQAAATLDRDLQPMRLSVTSEIPEGRGLGSSAAAVAAGLLIGSRGRELPLDHLVAAGSAIEGHGDNVAAALAGGIVVAGGNAPWRFDPRPSIQPVFLVPSTFLPTPRAREVLPERVPLRDAVRNIRGASLLMALLSGSCQPDPGLLLEATDDVLHQPYRAPLAPETAGLVARLRSGGVAAAVSGSGPSVVALVVEGTRGALEELTEGLDDGWRLLEPGWETLGARFIPYPDDAGGPARR